A portion of the Cellulophaga algicola DSM 14237 genome contains these proteins:
- a CDS encoding tryptophan 2,3-dioxygenase family protein, giving the protein MKSKEDIDMQISKLEEKYKNSGQDLSSYLDGLLYQRYLTYWDYIHLDTLLSLQIPRTHFPDEEIFIMYHQITELYFKLILHEQKQLVDDKTQSVAFFIEKANRINGYYRVLISSFSIMINGMEREQFLQYRMALLPASGFQSAQYRMIEIYATSMENLVHHTERDDFSSADGIEELYEHIYWKKGATDKDTGEKTLTLKQFEYRYTPRLIRIAKQVENSSIYSKYLQLPEKDKQNELLIKALKELDINANVNWPLMHMGSAYRYLAKDKKPIDATGGTNWKEYLPPSFQKIIFFPELYSKEELNDWGKQWVDHIFNPEKSTH; this is encoded by the coding sequence TTGAAAAGTAAAGAAGATATCGATATGCAAATATCGAAGCTTGAAGAAAAGTATAAAAATTCAGGTCAAGATTTAAGTTCTTATTTAGATGGTCTTCTTTATCAGCGCTATTTAACGTATTGGGATTATATACACTTAGATACGCTTTTAAGTCTTCAAATACCTAGAACACATTTTCCTGATGAAGAAATTTTCATCATGTACCATCAAATTACAGAATTGTATTTTAAACTCATACTTCATGAGCAAAAGCAATTGGTAGATGACAAGACTCAAAGTGTTGCTTTCTTTATTGAAAAAGCAAATAGAATTAATGGCTATTATAGAGTTTTAATTTCATCTTTCAGTATTATGATTAATGGAATGGAACGGGAGCAGTTCTTGCAATACAGAATGGCTCTATTACCTGCAAGTGGGTTTCAATCCGCACAGTACAGGATGATTGAGATTTATGCTACTTCTATGGAAAACTTGGTACACCATACAGAGCGAGATGATTTTTCTTCAGCGGATGGAATAGAGGAGTTATACGAGCATATTTACTGGAAAAAAGGTGCTACAGATAAAGATACTGGTGAGAAAACACTAACCCTAAAGCAATTTGAATACAGGTATACTCCTAGGTTAATTCGTATTGCCAAGCAAGTAGAAAACAGTAGTATCTACTCAAAATACCTTCAACTACCAGAAAAGGATAAGCAAAACGAATTGCTTATTAAAGCTTTAAAGGAGCTTGATATTAATGCGAATGTTAATTGGCCTTTAATGCATATGGGTTCTGCGTACCGCTACCTTGCTAAAGATAAAAAACCTATTGATGCTACAGGAGGAACCAATTGGAAAGAATATTTGCCGCCAAGTTTTCAAAAAATTATATTTTTTCCCGAATTATATTCTAAAGAGGAGTTAAATGATTGGGGAAAACAATGGGTAGACCATATCTTTAACCCAGAAAAAAGTACACATTGA
- a CDS encoding DUF3108 domain-containing protein: MKNFLLLIFAIAINTVQAQEDSEPFKSGEWLKFRIHYGIFNASSATLHLTNDNVNGKSVYKVRGEGKTTGAARVFYKVDDVYESYFDKEDGKPYKFVRKIDEGGYTKDMEINFDYKNKKAELNDIKHGKKQNFTITNKVQDLISAFYYIRKNYDFNDLTEGEFIKLDMLYDDDGVYQFKLKYVGIDTLKTKYGKVACLKFRPYVQSGRVFKEEESLSLWVSNDQNKIPIRIKADIAVGSIKADLDGYNGLNNQFKIIMD, translated from the coding sequence ATGAAAAATTTTTTACTACTCATATTCGCTATAGCAATCAATACTGTACAGGCACAGGAAGATAGTGAGCCGTTCAAATCAGGAGAGTGGCTTAAGTTTCGCATTCATTATGGTATTTTTAATGCGAGTAGTGCTACGTTACATCTTACTAATGATAATGTAAACGGTAAAAGTGTATATAAAGTTCGGGGTGAAGGCAAAACAACAGGAGCTGCACGGGTTTTTTATAAGGTAGATGATGTTTATGAAAGTTATTTTGATAAAGAAGATGGTAAGCCTTATAAGTTTGTTCGTAAGATAGATGAGGGTGGCTATACTAAAGACATGGAAATTAATTTTGATTACAAAAATAAAAAAGCCGAGCTTAATGATATAAAGCACGGTAAAAAACAAAATTTTACTATCACCAATAAAGTCCAAGACTTAATTTCTGCCTTTTATTATATCAGAAAGAATTACGATTTTAATGACCTTACCGAAGGTGAGTTTATTAAATTAGATATGCTGTATGATGATGATGGGGTATATCAATTTAAATTAAAGTATGTTGGCATAGATACCTTAAAAACAAAATACGGTAAGGTAGCATGTTTAAAATTTAGACCTTATGTGCAATCTGGTCGTGTTTTTAAGGAAGAAGAAAGTTTATCTCTTTGGGTGTCTAATGACCAGAATAAAATACCAATTCGGATAAAGGCAGATATTGCAGTAGGTTCTATTAAGGCAGACTTGGATGGTTATAATGGGTTGAATAATCAGTTTAAAATTATTATGGATTAA
- the hppD gene encoding 4-hydroxyphenylpyruvate dioxygenase, producing MAAEIKNLKDLKNTEYSLKKLFKEAEDFLPLLGTDYVELYVGNAKQSAHFYKTAFGFQSEAYAGLETGVKDRVSYVLKQDKIRLVLTTPLEKDGDINRHINEHGDGVKIIALWVDDATKAFEETTKRGAKPYLEPTKEEDENGHVVRSGVYTYGETVHLFVERKNYKGVFLPGFRKWESHYNPEPTGIKFIDHIVGNVGWNEMNTWCKFYGEVMGFAQIVSFVDNDIATEYTALMSKVMSNGNGRVKFPINEPAKGKKKSQIEEYLDFYNGPGVQHLALATDDIVATVSAMRDRGVEFLYVPEEYYDDLLERVGDIDEDIEVLKKHGILIDRDEEGYLLQLFTKTIVDRPTLFFEIIQRKGAQSFGVGNFKALFEAIEREQEARGTL from the coding sequence ATGGCAGCAGAAATAAAAAATTTAAAAGACTTAAAGAACACCGAATATTCTCTAAAAAAACTTTTTAAAGAGGCAGAAGATTTCCTTCCGTTATTAGGAACAGATTATGTAGAGCTATACGTAGGCAATGCAAAGCAATCAGCACATTTTTATAAAACAGCCTTTGGCTTTCAATCAGAAGCATATGCAGGTTTAGAGACTGGAGTTAAAGACCGAGTGTCTTATGTGTTAAAGCAAGATAAGATACGTTTGGTTCTAACAACACCATTAGAAAAAGATGGAGACATAAATAGACATATAAATGAACATGGCGATGGTGTAAAAATTATTGCTTTGTGGGTAGATGATGCTACTAAAGCTTTTGAAGAAACAACAAAGCGTGGGGCGAAGCCTTATTTAGAACCTACAAAAGAGGAAGATGAAAATGGTCATGTGGTTCGTTCTGGAGTTTATACTTACGGAGAAACAGTTCATCTATTTGTAGAGCGAAAAAACTACAAGGGTGTTTTTTTGCCAGGGTTTAGAAAATGGGAATCTCATTATAATCCAGAGCCAACCGGGATTAAATTTATAGACCATATTGTTGGTAATGTAGGTTGGAATGAAATGAATACGTGGTGTAAATTTTATGGGGAAGTAATGGGCTTTGCTCAAATTGTTTCTTTTGTAGATAATGATATTGCTACAGAATATACGGCATTGATGAGTAAGGTAATGAGTAATGGTAATGGCCGTGTAAAATTCCCGATAAATGAGCCGGCAAAAGGTAAAAAGAAATCTCAAATAGAGGAATATTTAGATTTTTATAATGGGCCGGGAGTACAACATTTGGCACTGGCTACAGATGATATAGTTGCTACGGTATCTGCGATGAGAGATCGTGGAGTTGAATTTTTATATGTGCCAGAAGAATATTATGATGATTTATTGGAGCGTGTAGGAGATATTGATGAAGATATTGAAGTGCTTAAAAAACATGGAATTTTAATTGATAGGGATGAAGAGGGGTACCTTTTGCAATTGTTTACTAAAACGATTGTAGATAGACCTACCTTATTTTTTGAAATTATTCAAAGAAAAGGAGCGCAATCTTTTGGAGTAGGTAATTTTAAAGCACTATTTGAGGCTATAGAAAGAGAGCAGGAAGCAAGAGGAACGCTCTAA